GGCAAGGCCGGCGACCGGGTGCGGGAAAAGCTCCGAACGGCGATGTTCTTTTCGGGAACCATCGACTGGAAGGTCGTCTCCTCCAAGCCGCCCCGCGACTGGTCCCTGCAAACGGTGACCATCAGCCTGCCGTTGTTGAACCGGGCGAGGGTCCGGATTGATTATCACTTTTCGCCCGAAGGAAAAAAGAAGACGAGGCTAACCCGTCTCTTCCGGTATGACCTCCCCGCCTCATTGATCTTGCTGGA
This bacterium DNA region includes the following protein-coding sequences:
- a CDS encoding SRPBCC family protein, yielding MKRIFKHEVILDCPIARAFRYTTTMGHWPEWHPATQSVAGQTKKPGKAGDRVREKLRTAMFFSGTIDWKVVSSKPPRDWSLQTVTISLPLLNRARVRIDYHFSPEGKKKTRLTRLFRYDLPASLILLDAVYLRFKMESESQEALRRLQGSIRQP